The Apis cerana isolate GH-2021 linkage group LG12, AcerK_1.0, whole genome shotgun sequence genome window below encodes:
- the LOC108003835 gene encoding MOXD1 homolog 2-like: MDETTLESKDTAVGDGKARQRPVARTMMAVEMGAREIRVGKEEWGFDFYSKFGIKDGPLCLRKPSLSIFFDNKNEGAGPWIPLTGSRLLARKRERDSTIARTRNSATFPFFVFQNDTMQVVWQYHVEEPVSAAGVLPDHDAIRGSRPLYLVQRDAQPRPTSRNQEAEPPLQTWDILNQQVRLPKGQDTLLWCRVLRMPNIDHKHHVVKHEPVIQPGSHDYLHHMTLYECRGDQGQLESAAKTSGSVCYQSNQPSLQCNTIAAIWSLGSEGFNYPAEAGYALDPHTGPRYYMLETHYANPQMDAFISDSSGLRLHYTDKLRTHDAGILSVGIDPNWRHIIPPGQAEVVSEGHCISDCTGHTIPNSGINIFAVIMHTHQLGRKVRLRQIRSGEELPPIASDTNYDPSYQEYRKLQKPVRVYPGDHLVAECTYSSKSRQAITLGGLTTREETCLVSTLYYPRIELSLCYSLPSLPTVLQSLGIQKLMQGSSPVKIQEPQKLAGMTLEERLLSYDWESSFQSFQEATRGGTFKPLCWTNKGELAGMDSLEVHYPRILRPYEEVALPCSKKPLRNKLSLMLSEDEDIGAPVDPDSDETNAVERGQLVRSKVSRSSDGPTGGSSSTRSIPTIVTLATLAIIVTAAFR; the protein is encoded by the exons ATGGACGAAACCACCCTCGAGAGCAAGGACACGGCCGTCGGGGATGGCAAAGCGAGGCAAAGACCGGTAGCGAGAACGATGATGGCGGTGGAAATGGGCGCGAGAGAAATAAGGGTTGGGAAAGAAGAATGGG GCTTCGACTTTTATAGCAAGTTCGGTATAAAAGACGGGCCTTTGTGCCTCCGTAAGCCGtccttatcgatatttttcgataacaaAAATGAAGGAGCAGGTCCGTGGATCCCCTTAACCGGGTCTCGACTCTTGgccagaaagagagagagagactccaCCATCGCTCGAACGCGAAATTCAGCAACTTTTCCCTTCTTTGTGTTCCAGAACGACACGATGCAAGTGGTTTGGCAATATCACGTCGAGGAGCCGGTGTCCGCGGCCGGAGTTTTGCCGGATCACGACGCCATCCGGGGATCGAGGCCCCTTTATCTGGTGCAAAGGGACGCTCAACCGAGGCCAACGTCGCGCAACCAAGAGGCCGAGCCGCCGCTTCAAACGTGGGACATATTGAACCAGCAG GTACGCTTACCCAAGGGACAAGACACGTTGCTTTGGTGCCGCGTTCTTAGGATGCCAAACATTGATCACAAACACCACGTCGTGAAG CACGAGCCGGTGATACAACCCGGAAGTCACGATTACCTGCATCACATGACTTTGTACGAGTGTCGTGGGGATCAGGGGCAATTGGAATCCGCAGCGAAAACGTCAGGCAGTGTTTGCTATCAGTCCAATCAGCCGTCTCTTCAATGTAATACAATCGCCGCTATCTGGAGTCTGGGCTCCGAG GGGTTCAATTACCCGGCCGAGGCCGGCTACGCGCTGGATCCGCACACGGGGCCGCGCTACTACATGCTGGAGACCCACTACGCGAATCCTCAGATGGACGCGTTCATAAGCGACAGTTCCGGCCTGCGTTTGCATTACACGGACAAGTTGCGCACCCACGACGCCGGCATCCTCAGCGTCGGTATCGACCCCAACTGGAGGCACATCATACCGCCAGGCCAAGCGGAGGTTGTGTCGGAAGGTCACTGCATCTCGGACTGCACCGGGCACACGATACCCAACAGCGGCATCAACATATTCGCCGTCATCATGCATACCCATCAACTGGGGAGGAAGGTCAGATTGCGTCAGATAAGATCAGGCGAGGAGCTGCCACCCATTGCGTCCGACACCAATTACGATCCCAGCTATCAGGAGTATCGGAAGCTGCAGAAGCCCGTCAGGGTCTATCCG GGCGATCATTTGGTGGCCGAATGCACGTACTCGTCTAAATCGAGGCAAGCAATCACGCTCGGCGGTCTGACAACGAGGGAAGAAACTTGCCTGGTGTCCACTCTTTATTATCCCCGCATCGAGCTGTCGCTCTGCTACTCTCTCCCTTCATTACCAACGGTTCTGCAGAGTTTGGGGATCCAAAAGCTGATGCA GGGTTCCAGCCCGGTAAAGATTCAAGAACCGCAAAAGTTGGCCGGCATGACGTTGGAGGAACGTTTGCTCAGCTACGACTGGGAGAGCAGTTTTCAGAGCTTTCAGGAAGCTACTCGGGGCGGCACCTTTAAACCCCTTTGCTGGACGAACAAGGGGGAACTGGCCGGCATGGACAGCCTGGAAGTCCATTATCCAAGGATCCTGAGGCCGTACGAGGAGGTGGCCCTTCCATGCTCGAAGAAACCTCTCAGGAACAAGTTGTCGTTAATGCTGAGCGAGGACGAGGACATCGGTGCACCCGTGGACCCGGACAGTGACGAGACGAACGCAGTCGAGCGTGGACAATTGGTGCGCAGCAAAGTGTCACGAAGCAGTGACGGACCAACGGGCGGAAGTTCCTCGACCAGGTCGATACCTACGATCGTTACGCTCGCCACCTTGGCGATCATCGTCACAGCCGCGTTCAGGTGA